The Chiroxiphia lanceolata isolate bChiLan1 chromosome 4, bChiLan1.pri, whole genome shotgun sequence genome contains a region encoding:
- the LOC116785898 gene encoding inositol 1,4,5-trisphosphate receptor-interacting protein-like 1 codes for MAVAITLLLAVVAILLGKMHDLIVSVVTAQWMKLHEVFLHPVMTWLWQDVKLTSPMEKASLLPKLQSWPFCTAAAAILAEICWVAWQMHLASRSCPEQDSSSSEEEDDSEKEKDLKGQHPSVRMFSVYNVLPTQELSEMCRDVQKLVRDLLRICRVICKKTSMPEMYPATGKDGIHESWNVFEDRIMYLLVVFLQPPAGYSFRLELYGGMHLPERCCNIRVVLECTCSETGDMFCFLHPSDNNQSSPLLSTLCTGSYLDVEEIACWMQNLVGSAWESLPQWHDWELRVLPSSHSCRLLLTGPSEVQLCVVLMFAVQQGSPGTFLVLQ; via the coding sequence ATGGCAGTGGCAATCACACTCCTCCTGGCTGTGGTGGCCATCCTGCTCGGAAAGATGCACGATCTTATAGTCAGTGTGGTCACAGCCCAGTGGATGAAGCTGCATGAGGTTTTTCTGCATCCGGTGATGACATGGCTTTGGCAGGACGTTAAGCTGACCAGCCCCATGGAAAAAGCCTCACTCCTTCCAAAATTGCAGAGCTGGCCCTTTTGCACCGCTGCAGCAGCCATACTCGCTGAGATTTGCTGGGTGGCCTGGCAAATGCATCTTGCCTCTCGCAGCTGCCCTGAGCAGGACAGCTCCAGCAGCGAGGAGGAGGATGacagtgagaaggaaaaggacCTCAAGGGACAACACCCCAGTGTTCGGATGTTTTCTGTGTACAATGTATTGCCAACGCAGGAACTGTCTGAgatgtgcagggatgtgcagaaGTTGGTGCGTGACCTCCTCCGTATCTGCCGAGTGATTTGCAAGAAGACTTCCATGCCAGAGATGTACCCAGCCACCGGGAAGGATGGCATCCATGAATCCTGGAATGTCTTTGAGGACCGAATCATGTACCTGCTGGTTGTGTTCCTGCAGCCACCCGCTGGATACTCTTTCAGGTTGGAGCTGTATGGTGGGATGCACCTGCCAGAGAGGTGCTGCAACATCCGTGTGGTGCTGGAGTGCACATGCTCAGAGACAGGggatatgttttgttttctccaccCCTCCGACAACAACCAGAGCTCTCCCCTCCTATCCACCCTCTGCACAGGCTCCTACTTAGATGTGGAGGAAATTGCCTGCTGGATGCAAAATTTGGTGGGATCAGCCTGGGAGAGTTTGCCTCAGTGGCACGACTGGGAGCTCCGGGTGCTGCCCTCCTCCCACTCCTGCAGGCTCCTGCTGACTGGACCCTCTGAGGTGCAGCTCTGTGTTGTGCTGATGTTTGCAGTGCAGCAGGGCAGCCCAGGCACCTTCCTGGTCCTCCAGTAG